Part of the Candidatus Kaelpia aquatica genome, ATATTATCTGCACTCCAGCTCCAATTGTATCTCTCAAGAGCCCTTCTTCTTGCTAGGACACCCATCTTTGCTCTTAGATCCGGCCTAGAGAGAAGCTCACTTATTCCGCCTGCTAAGATAATATGGTTACCGGGCTCTACTAATACACCAACCCCTCCGATCATATTTCTAACCTCACCCACATTGCTGGCAACTATAGCCTTACCTGAAGAGAGATATTCGGCAAGCTTTAAAGGGCTCTTACATATTGTGATATCATTTTTAGCAAAACAACCTACGCAGGCATCGGCTGCTGCTATATATCTTTTCATTTGGTTATGAGGAAGAGAGTCAGTAAATATGATCCTATCTGAGAGCCCAAACTCTCTTGCCATGTTTTTAAGCTCTTCTAATCTATAGCCTCCTCCAACAATAAAGAACATCGTTGTCGGATGCCACTGAATAACAAGCTTTGCAGCATGAATCAATAGTTCAGCATATTGGGCACCATGCAATTGACCAAGATATAAGACTATGGGCCCATCAATACGATACTCTCTTCTGGTCTCTTCTCCTGAATTCTCAGGCTTAAACTCTTCTGGGTCCGCTCCTACGGGAGCAGCTGTAATCCTCTTTTTGGATACAGAGTAACCATCTGTTGCAAGCTGGGCAAGTCTTTGACTAGAGAGAGAGATAGAGTCCACAAACTTTGGCAGCGCTCTTTCAAGCATCCAGATATACAGTCCTATAACTGGAGAGGCCGGTCTTCCGTAAAAATATATTTTTGTTTCCCAATCGTCCCAATCATAATGTAAGGGTTTATTTTTTATCCAGGCTGCTATTACAGCTGGGATAGAGCAATAGTGAAAACATTTTTGGAAATGAACAATATCTGCCCATTCAACTTCATCTATAAGCCTCTTGATATTTTTAAAAAATATCCCCAACCCCCTCCTTCTGTCTAAAGTTATTATGCTGATGTTATTATGGCTAAACGGTGAGCTCTTAAGGTCTTTATGGCTAAGCGGGAAATAGGCTATTCTTATTTCATGGCCGCTCTTCTTGAACTCTTTAGCTATAGCCTTTATTCTTATCGTCCAGGGTTCACTTAAATGGAAAATGTCATGCGGGTGCAGCATTAATATCTTCATATATATCAGCTTCCGGGGAAGATTATTATTCTCCTTATCTTTTTTAAAATCCAAAGATATGTCTCTGCTGCCAAAGTTAGAACTATTATCAAAATCAGATAAGGCAACTTTAAGATTCGTTTTCTTGGAATTAAAGCCTCTCCTGAGAAATCTTTTCTCTGCTTAGGAAGGTGTTGAATCCTGTTTACAAGAACCTCCAGTCTAGAGATGTCGACTTTATCCTCTTTCTGCTGCTTGCCCTCATCTAGGTTTGTCTCCATAACCTTAAAACCCAGCTCTTCTGCCAGCTTCAAGAGAGACTCTCCCCTCTCTCTTCTTAAAGTATAATTATTACCATCTTCTGTTTCCCAGAGATAGTGCCAGTTATCATCGGGTAAAGAATTTATTTTAAACTCAGAGTAATTTTTATATAAATCCGTACCGGCTATAAGGTGAAGAGTATTAATCGACTTAAGAGTATTAATATACTCTCTGTTGCGTCTGAGGAAATCTGCTGTTTTCTGAAATTCAGCCTCATCTTCAGATGGAAAACCTATCATGACAAAGAGCTCTGTCTCCATGCCTGCAAGAGATGCTTTTCTCAAGAAATCTTCAGCTGTCTTAACATCATATGACTTACGCATTCTCTTTAAGACTTTATCAGAGCCGCTCTCTAGTCCAATCTGGAGCTTTACACACCCAGCTTCTTTCATCTTTTCAAGAAGGGTAATCTCCATATCCTTTCTAGGCATAGCTTCGCCTGTCCACTCTATTTTAAGTCCATCCTCTATGATCTTATTGCAAAGCTGCTCTAAGATTTGAGGTTTTCCATTTAAGAGCGGATCACAGACCGTAAAATTACTTATACCATTGATATCTTTGTGGTATTTTAACTCTTGGAATATATGCTCTGCAGAGCGCGAACGGTAGCCTTTTATAAGCTCATGATTGATGCAGAAAGCACAATTTCCTACGCAGCCTCTAGACCACTCCAAAATAAGAGATTTCCCCGGATAAAGATTCAGATCAAAATCTTCATAGCTAGGATAGGATATGCTATCTAAATCTTTTATTACCTCTCTCTCTTTTAATCTTCCTGGTTTACCATCAGTCACTCTTATTGCTCCAGGGATATCATTGCAATTCTCGTCTTTCATTATCTCAAGGAGTGTCTCTTCTCCTTCTCCAACAACAAAAAAATCTATATGCTCTGCAATGTTGTCTATAAATATATTTCTTGAATGTGCTGTCAATGTGGCAGGACCACCTAAGATGATATTTTTTGAGCTATCCTTTGCCTTTATTCTCTTTATAAATTCTATTGTCAGCCGTTCTTTGGGGTCTACTACAGAGAACCCTATGATCTTAGCTCCGCTCTCTAGTATTTTGTTTACGGTTAGATCTATATCTCTATCAAAGATTTTTAAGATAAGATTAAACCATTCTTCATCTCTCCAGAAGTTCTTGTTCTCAACATGCCAGAGATGCTGCAGTTCTTGATCTATAGAATTGTAAAATTCAATGTTAAAATCAAATACAGCGGGGTCGTAGTTGTTTTTTTTAAGATAGTCTGACAAATATCCAAGCGCTAAGGGCGGATTGTTAACACCCCAAGGAGCTGTTGTAATAAGAGCTACGTCCTTCTTCTTGACCTGAATGCTTTTATCCGGCAGAGCCGTTGCTCCAGTGGTATAAGGAATATTAAGTTCTCTTAAGAGTTCATGCACTCTTTTAACCCTCTTCATCCTAAAATCAAAGTCATTCCCTCTCCCTATAAACCATTTAACATCAGGACTTTCGCTAGGCAAGCTGATATTGAACTTTTCAGGGTTTGCGAATATCTCTGAGCCAGCCATTAAGAAGAGAGGATTTACAGATTTAACGTAATCTATGTTCGCTTTATTCAACCTTATAAAATCAAGCGTCTCTTGGAAATCATCATCGCTCTCAGTTGGAAACCCAACAATAAAATAGAGTACATTTTGAATGTTTGCTCTCTTTGTTAAAGAGAGAGCTCTTCTTGCATCTTCGGCTAAGAATGTCTTCCCCATAAGCTTAAGTATTCTACTAGAGCCGCTCTCCACTCCGTACTCTAACCTATAAAAACCTGCTCTTTTCATCTTTTTAAGCAAGTCTAGGCTCATATCTCCTCGCGGTATTGCAAGGGCTGCAAGCTTTAGATCAAGAGCCTCTTTTATTATCAATTCAGATAATTTTTCTAACCATTTTAAGTCAGAATTTATCGATGAATCTACAATAGAGAAGTACTCTTTTTTTAACTCTTTCTTATAGTATTTAAGCTCAGCTATTACTCTTTGAGGAGATTTTCTCTTATAAGAAGAGCTCAATATTTTAAAACTGCAGAAACTACATCTGCCTATACAGCCCCGAGAGAGCTCTAAGGAGATACTGTTATTCTCTGTATACTCTTTAAGCAAAAACCCTTCATACTTAGGAAAAGGAATCCTATCTAAATTATCTACATTACCAGGCCCTGTCTCTATGAAGTTGCCGCCTTGAACTATGACAGTATTTTCAACATCGACTATAGGTCTATTATTGGATAATTTATGAGCAAGTTTTAAGATGGTATCTTCGCCTTCTCCAAGAACCACTGCATCTATCAAATTAAAGTTGCCTAGCATCTCAAAAAACTCGTCTCTCTGCTCTTTGACTGTAACCGAAATACCACCCAATACTATTTTCTTCTGAGGTTGGCTATATTTTATTTTCTCAATCATCCACTTAAGCATTAGGTACATCGAATTTGTGGGTACTGAGAATGCAGCTATGCCTGAATCGTCGTTCTTTAAATCATTCTCTATTTCAGAGAATAGATCAGCATACTTCTCCATTAGAGAGTCGATGAATTTTTTATCTCTAAAGTAAAGAGAACAATCCATTCCCCAATATTTTTTATCATCCTCATTTACAGAGCTATAGATCTTAAGATTTAAGTCCATAATCTTTACTCTATAACCAGATACTCTCAATACCTCAGCTATTACAGCCAGTCCGACCGGAGGCCTTTCAACTCCCCAGGGTGGAGGAATAATTAAGGTTATACTATTATTCTCCCTCTTGGATTCTGTCTGGGCACATTCACACTTAAGGCAGATCAGTTTTTTTTCTGCCGGCACCTTACCGTTTATCTGGTCTCTTAAGTTATTATATTTTTTTGAGTGCCAAATATTGTAAAGAGAGTCTTTTTCAATATTACCCAGTAGAACATCTCTATTCCAATCCATGCAGCAGAGAACCACATCCCCATTTGAAAGAACATGCATCATCTCATCAACCCAAATAGAGTTGCAGCCATATAGCCCCTCATTTCTTACCTTATCTAACAAAGGGACATTTCCAGCTCTAGATATAGGATGAGAATAGCTGCTTATTCTTTTAATACCTTTTCTCTTCCAAAAACTGACTGCATCTTCAAATTCCTCTTCTGGCAATCTCTCATTTTTTATAAGAGTAAGCATTATAAAATCAGCTATATCTTTTTTATCTCTTTGGGCAATCTTCATGAAATTAGATATATTATTTAAGACCTTTTCTGAATCCAACCCCATGGTCTCCTTAATGGTATTTTCAGTTATTCCATGCAGGCTAAATCCTACCCAATCTATACCGCTCTCAATAAGTTTAGCACCCATATTTTCATCCAGAAGACTGCCGTTGGTTAAGATATGGACTAAACTCTGAGGCAGCCTCTTTTTGATATAGGCTATCTTCTTGTCTATCTCCCTATCAAGTAAAGGCTCGTTCATTAAATAAGGCATTACCACTTTCAGATCTTTATGGTCTTTACACTCATCGATTATCTTTTTAAAGATCTTAAAGTCCATCTGCTGAGATTTTGTTCTCTCTTCAAGATAAGAGTGGGGGCAAAAATAACAACTCCCATTGCAGCCTGAAACTGTTTGGATCATAAGATATTTAGGAAAAGCAGCTGTCTTCATCTATCCTTATTTACCCTTTCATGGATCTGTTCGTTATGCATGAAATTATCACATTCTTTATAGCAGCCCATCTTCTCAAAGAAAGGGTGATCTTTTTTGAAGTTCTTTGCCCGATGCCTAAAACCATTATACTCCTTGGAATACCAGATATCAGAGAGTGATGAACTGTTGATATTACCCATAACATAATCTACTCCCCTGCAGCAGGGGACAGCAGAACCATCTGCTAAGATACGCAGAAAATACCAACCGACATAGCATGGAATTCTATCAATCCTCTTTTTGTCGTAATCACCCACTGTATTATTTAAGCTCAGTCTTTCAATAAAACCGCTGAGATTTTCTATCTCTATCCTGCTATCTCCAAGAGAAAAGATAATGCTCTTGAGGTCAGAATTCAATTGCACAAGTTGTTCTTCTTTTAAGAGCAGGATGTCTGTCTCCCCTTTTAATGTATCTATAAGAGTGAAATATAGAGCATCCGACACTGTCTCTAAAGCAAAATCTACCATCTCTTTCATTTTCTTAAAATTCTGATTACTAATAACATTTGCTATTGTAACCTTGGTATCATTAGCTTTAATAGAATTAAAAAGAGTTATATTTTCTTTTATCTTAAGAAAATCTTCTTCTTTTGCCCCAGGGTGCAGTAAAGCATAACTCTTGGGGTCTGGAGCCCAGATACTCAAAGCAAGTTCATCCAAGTTTAAGCTTGCAAGTTTTTTTACCCTCTCTCTATCTAGACCGTAAAAATTGCTTGTAATGCAAGTCTTAATGCCATCTGACTTGGCTATCTCAATTAATTCAAAGACCCCTTTATAAAGCAACGGCTCCCCTCCGCCTGTAAAACGTATTGTCTTAAGCCCCATAGCTATTGCTTCCTTTATAAAGCTTTTAGCGCTATCTAATGGGATCTCCTTATTTAACCATTCCGATGAAGGCTTATTCTCCTTAAGGTAAGGCGAGTAGAGCCAGCAGCCGTTACACCTCAGCTGACACCTATTGGTTAGGTCCATAACGACATGCTCCGGACCCTGAAAAGCCTTCCTGGATGTTGCAATACCTGCTATTACCTTATCTTTTGACTGAGCTTGATTTATTTCCTTAAGATTCTCTCTTATTCCCTCCCTCTCCCTCTTCTTATATCTGGCTATTAATCTTAGAATAAAAGTTTCCAGTTTTGTTAAGGACATAATCTTCTTGTGCATATGAAGATTACGTCCGATATCATCACAACTCTTATAACAACCTGCCTCTTCTGCATTTAAATCATTACCGATAATCTTAAAAAAAGGATCTTCTTTTTTATAGCAAAGCATTTTCTCTCTGCAATATATCTGCTTAGGCGAGTTCCAGATTTCACGGAAGCTATCCTCATAGATATTACCTATAGGAAATCTATGTGATTTTAAGCAAGTATTAATGTTGCCGTCTGGGAGTATTCTGACAAATAGCCATCCAATATAACAAGGCATTGAATCAATTATATTTCTATCATACTTTGCTTCTCTAACAGCTTTGTCTTCGCTCAATCTTCTCATGAACTGATCAAACCTAAAAAGGTGGACTCCTTTATAATCGAAGTTAGAAGCTAGCTCTTTAGCTATTTCACCACAAGTATTGTAAAGATATTCCCTCTCTTCCTTATTCAAAGAGAGCTTGTCGGTCTTACCTGGAATAGTATCTATGAGTGTAAACTCAACAGATTCACAGCAGCTAGTGCGTGCAAAGTCTATCATCTCTTTTATCTCATGATAATTAATGTTGGATATTACCTCGTAAAGCTTTACTAATGGAGCTCTGCCTTTATTACGATTAAGGTAATCCAGATCCTCTTTTATTTTATAGAATGTCTTTTCGTTTTTATTTGGATGTGTATCAGAGTAAGTTTTTGCGCTTCCGGCCCAGATACTTACTGTCAGATGGTCAACTCCGATTGCTATTAGGCGATCGATCTTCTCTTTATCAAGCAATGTAAAATTTGTATTTATATAGCAAGTTAATCCCAATCTTTTTGTATATTCTAAGGCTTCCATTATATCAGGATGCATAAAAGGCTCTCCGCCACCAGAATAATAGACCTCTTTTGCACCCATATTTTTTACATCGTCTAAAATGTTTTTGAGAGTATCAAGAGGTATGTACTGTTTTTTTAATTCAGAAGGCATTTTTTCCTCTCCTAATAACGGCGAATTACACCAGCACCCTATACAATCATTATTACAATTGTTAGTCAGGTCTATCTGAACATGGAAAGGACCCTTGTAAGCATATCTTGAGTCAAATATTCCTATGATATCCATATAACTATTGATGAAATTTACGGGTTTTAAAAATTTTAAAACCCTCTTTAGTGTGAGTTTTACTCCATGTGTTTTGAACGACTCTTTTAGTATTCTTAGAGGATCTTTTTTGCTATAGAGCGTTGACGGGTCACAGAGATATTGTTCTCTTTTTTTGTTTTTAATCTTTAGTTCAAATCTGTCTATATGCGGAATATGGCGAGAGGAGTATATCTCTATACTATGAACCCCTGCATCAAAATAATATTCAAGCTCTTTAAAAGACTTAAGATTCTTATTCCCCCAGCCACCTGTTGTAGCTTTTGCAATTTTACTAAGGTACTCATTGTCTATTCTAAGCTCGACAGGCCTAGGCACCTCAGAAGCATATTTAATATAGAATTCATAGAATCCGGGAGTTGAAACTTTTATATTATACTTTGCATACCCAAAACCAACCCCTCCATCTATAACTATCTCATTACCAAAAGAGTTGCTGTCTCTATTAAAATTACCGTATTTAAAACTTTTAGCCGGTATTATAATATTTTTCTTGTGGTATTTAACCTCCGAATAATTAGAGTTTCGGGGTTTAATGTTATCCAATAACTCCTTGTGGATATTTAGATTCATCCCGAGATTATCACAGATTTTATAGCAGTCTATAGCTGAGAAATAACCATCTTTTTTAGAGAGGTTCTTACAGTTATAACGGAACCTATTGTAGGGTGTAGATGAGAATATATCCTGGAAGCGATTCTCTTTAATATTTCCAAGCATCAGATCTTCCGCCTTACAGCAGGGCTCAACATCACCGTTAGTGGTTATCCTTGTAAAATACCATCCTACATAACAAGGTAACGAATCTACAAACTCCCCATCTAAATTTAAACATTCTCTGGATATCGAATCTACACGCCTCAGGAAAGTCTCAATCCCCAAAATCCTCAAAAGGTTTATTTCAAGCGGTGTCTTACTATCGTCTTTATAGCATTTCTGATATAACTTACACTTTTTGCATATATCCTGATTAAAATAATAAATTATACATCTTATATCTATAGGTGGACGGGTTCTTCTTTTCTCGCTGTACTTTCCGCTAGGGCATCTTGCCAGTCTTACACCGTTAGTAAGGCTAAATCCTTCTTTGAACTTATTTAAAAACCTACCGAAATCTTTAAGCTCATTTTTATGTGAAGAGGACTCAAAAACTTCAATGGTTTCATTTGATATAAAGTCTGGCACATAATCTTTACGATCTTTAAATTGAATAAGCATCTTATTGATGATAAGAGCCTCTTTTTTTGTAATAGCCAGGTGTTCTGTTGTATCCTTTATTGGCTCCATTAACTGAAACTCAAGAGAGTCTACTCTTCTATCTAATGCAAAATCCAACATTTGCGGGATATTGCAATAGTTTGCCTTAGATATTACATTATATATTTTGACAATCGGTCTATCGTCTTTTCTTCTCTTAAGCAAGTATTCTATATTTATAGCTATTTTCTTAAACATGTCAGGATTTGACCCTGGGTGTGTCTTAAGGTAGGTCTTTGTATCTCCTGCCCAGAGACTAATAGTGATATAATCCAACTTAAGTCTAAGGAGCTCGTCTATAAGCCTTTTGCTGAAAAGAGTAAAGTTAGTCACAAGGTGTAGGCGTATTTTTTGAGTCTTTATGTACTCAACTATTTCCAATAAATTAGGATGCATTAACGGCTCTCCACCACCTGAAATCTGTATCTCTTCTACTCCACCCTTATGTAGCTCATCAACAATATCTCTTATAGTGTCTAAAGATAGCTGCTCTTCCAATCTCTTTCTATTTATATTTTTTAAGTAAGGTGAATACAGCCAGCAACCTATACAACTTAAATTACATTTATTAGTTATATCTATGACTACTATCTTAGGACCACTATAAATAGTATGGCCGCTCAAAATACCTTTTAATACAGCATTGTTCTTGGCCTGTTGTTGCCCATCATCTTCTTTAATTTTTTTTAACTGGCGCTTTGTATGTAAGTAAGATATCTTTTTCTGTAATGCAAATTTAGTACCGTATAAATTTAAACAATTCCAAAATGATTTTACCTCTTCGATTTTAGTCTTCTTAAGTAGAGAGGTTACTTTATTCTGGTTCCATATTTTATAAGCATTAGCTAGAGATATTTCCAGGTTATCTGAGCTGAGATCGGTGAGATTTACAACAGACGCTTTATGTCCATCAAAATAGCTCCAATCAGATGGCTCGCTCCACCCTTTCTCTTTAAGGCTTTTAAAATAACTTGTACCGGGGAATGGAGTGGTCAAAGAGAATTGAACCGAGTAAGGATTTAACTCGCAAGCTAAAGCTATTGTTTTTTCTATTGTTTTTTTTGTCTCTCCAGGCAGACCAAAAGTAAAGGTAAGATGGGTCTTTATACCTAAAGAGTGGGTTAATTCAATCATTTTAAGCGTGTATTTTAAATCCATATTCTTGTTAGCATTGTTAATTAACTCTTGAGAAGACGATTCAACCCCATACTTTACGCTATATAAACCTGCTTGACGTAAGCTAAAAAGTAACTCTTTATCCATAAGATCAGCTCTAGCCATAATGGCCCAAGGGAATCTCAGCTTTCTTTTTCTAATCTCAGCTGCTATTTCCATCAAAAACACCTTATTTACATTTGCAGTATCATCATCAATATATATAGACTTAAAGCCACTCTTTTTTATGAGATATTCCATCTCATCTACTACTTTGAAAGCATTCCGTGTTCTGTAAGAATTACCGT contains:
- a CDS encoding glycosyltransferase family 4 protein, with protein sequence MKILMLHPHDIFHLSEPWTIRIKAIAKEFKKSGHEIRIAYFPLSHKDLKSSPFSHNNISIITLDRRRGLGIFFKNIKRLIDEVEWADIVHFQKCFHYCSIPAVIAAWIKNKPLHYDWDDWETKIYFYGRPASPVIGLYIWMLERALPKFVDSISLSSQRLAQLATDGYSVSKKRITAAPVGADPEEFKPENSGEETRREYRIDGPIVLYLGQLHGAQYAELLIHAAKLVIQWHPTTMFFIVGGGYRLEELKNMAREFGLSDRIIFTDSLPHNQMKRYIAAADACVGCFAKNDITICKSPLKLAEYLSSGKAIVASNVGEVRNMIGGVGVLVEPGNHIILAGGISELLSRPDLRAKMGVLARRRALERYNWSWSADNIINIYRRVLKGYELKRL
- a CDS encoding radical SAM protein, yielding MKTAAFPKYLMIQTVSGCNGSCYFCPHSYLEERTKSQQMDFKIFKKIIDECKDHKDLKVVMPYLMNEPLLDREIDKKIAYIKKRLPQSLVHILTNGSLLDENMGAKLIESGIDWVGFSLHGITENTIKETMGLDSEKVLNNISNFMKIAQRDKKDIADFIMLTLIKNERLPEEEFEDAVSFWKRKGIKRISSYSHPISRAGNVPLLDKVRNEGLYGCNSIWVDEMMHVLSNGDVVLCCMDWNRDVLLGNIEKDSLYNIWHSKKYNNLRDQINGKVPAEKKLICLKCECAQTESKRENNSITLIIPPPWGVERPPVGLAVIAEVLRVSGYRVKIMDLNLKIYSSVNEDDKKYWGMDCSLYFRDKKFIDSLMEKYADLFSEIENDLKNDDSGIAAFSVPTNSMYLMLKWMIEKIKYSQPQKKIVLGGISVTVKEQRDEFFEMLGNFNLIDAVVLGEGEDTILKLAHKLSNNRPIVDVENTVIVQGGNFIETGPGNVDNLDRIPFPKYEGFLLKEYTENNSISLELSRGCIGRCSFCSFKILSSSYKRKSPQRVIAELKYYKKELKKEYFSIVDSSINSDLKWLEKLSELIIKEALDLKLAALAIPRGDMSLDLLKKMKRAGFYRLEYGVESGSSRILKLMGKTFLAEDARRALSLTKRANIQNVLYFIVGFPTESDDDFQETLDFIRLNKANIDYVKSVNPLFLMAGSEIFANPEKFNISLPSESPDVKWFIGRGNDFDFRMKRVKRVHELLRELNIPYTTGATALPDKSIQVKKKDVALITTAPWGVNNPPLALGYLSDYLKKNNYDPAVFDFNIEFYNSIDQELQHLWHVENKNFWRDEEWFNLILKIFDRDIDLTVNKILESGAKIIGFSVVDPKERLTIEFIKRIKAKDSSKNIILGGPATLTAHSRNIFIDNIAEHIDFFVVGEGEETLLEIMKDENCNDIPGAIRVTDGKPGRLKEREVIKDLDSISYPSYEDFDLNLYPGKSLILEWSRGCVGNCAFCINHELIKGYRSRSAEHIFQELKYHKDINGISNFTVCDPLLNGKPQILEQLCNKIIEDGLKIEWTGEAMPRKDMEITLLEKMKEAGCVKLQIGLESGSDKVLKRMRKSYDVKTAEDFLRKASLAGMETELFVMIGFPSEDEAEFQKTADFLRRNREYINTLKSINTLHLIAGTDLYKNYSEFKINSLPDDNWHYLWETEDGNNYTLRRERGESLLKLAEELGFKVMETNLDEGKQQKEDKVDISRLEVLVNRIQHLPKQRKDFSGEALIPRKRILKLPYLILIIVLTLAAETYLWILKKIRRIIIFPGS
- a CDS encoding radical SAM protein, which translates into the protein MKVALLNMPWKCHGLWGVRAGSRWPHLRHSSNERDYLPYPFFLGYAAALLKENGFNIILVDAIAEQIEVTDFIRTLEKEKPDLIVAETSTPSLGHDLSLAQRIRNIAPVAFCGPEQNIQSIDFFKKNDFIDYILIGEYENILLELATALRDKKSLSEVKGIIYREDGRIVKNCQADLIEDLDTLPWPQREGLFMEHYVDAPGGMPLPSVQMWTSRGCPFKCIFCLWPHVMYHGNSYRTRNAFKVVDEMEYLIKKSGFKSIYIDDDTANVNKVFLMEIAAEIRKRKLRFPWAIMARADLMDKELLFSLRQAGLYSVKYGVESSSQELINNANKNMDLKYTLKMIELTHSLGIKTHLTFTFGLPGETKKTIEKTIALACELNPYSVQFSLTTPFPGTSYFKSLKEKGWSEPSDWSYFDGHKASVVNLTDLSSDNLEISLANAYKIWNQNKVTSLLKKTKIEEVKSFWNCLNLYGTKFALQKKISYLHTKRQLKKIKEDDGQQQAKNNAVLKGILSGHTIYSGPKIVVIDITNKCNLSCIGCWLYSPYLKNINRKRLEEQLSLDTIRDIVDELHKGGVEEIQISGGGEPLMHPNLLEIVEYIKTQKIRLHLVTNFTLFSKRLIDELLRLKLDYITISLWAGDTKTYLKTHPGSNPDMFKKIAINIEYLLKRRKDDRPIVKIYNVISKANYCNIPQMLDFALDRRVDSLEFQLMEPIKDTTEHLAITKKEALIINKMLIQFKDRKDYVPDFISNETIEVFESSSHKNELKDFGRFLNKFKEGFSLTNGVRLARCPSGKYSEKRRTRPPIDIRCIIYYFNQDICKKCKLYQKCYKDDSKTPLEINLLRILGIETFLRRVDSISRECLNLDGEFVDSLPCYVGWYFTRITTNGDVEPCCKAEDLMLGNIKENRFQDIFSSTPYNRFRYNCKNLSKKDGYFSAIDCYKICDNLGMNLNIHKELLDNIKPRNSNYSEVKYHKKNIIIPAKSFKYGNFNRDSNSFGNEIVIDGGVGFGYAKYNIKVSTPGFYEFYIKYASEVPRPVELRIDNEYLSKIAKATTGGWGNKNLKSFKELEYYFDAGVHSIEIYSSRHIPHIDRFELKIKNKKREQYLCDPSTLYSKKDPLRILKESFKTHGVKLTLKRVLKFLKPVNFINSYMDIIGIFDSRYAYKGPFHVQIDLTNNCNNDCIGCWCNSPLLGEEKMPSELKKQYIPLDTLKNILDDVKNMGAKEVYYSGGGEPFMHPDIMEALEYTKRLGLTCYINTNFTLLDKEKIDRLIAIGVDHLTVSIWAGSAKTYSDTHPNKNEKTFYKIKEDLDYLNRNKGRAPLVKLYEVISNINYHEIKEMIDFARTSCCESVEFTLIDTIPGKTDKLSLNKEEREYLYNTCGEIAKELASNFDYKGVHLFRFDQFMRRLSEDKAVREAKYDRNIIDSMPCYIGWLFVRILPDGNINTCLKSHRFPIGNIYEDSFREIWNSPKQIYCREKMLCYKKEDPFFKIIGNDLNAEEAGCYKSCDDIGRNLHMHKKIMSLTKLETFILRLIARYKKREREGIRENLKEINQAQSKDKVIAGIATSRKAFQGPEHVVMDLTNRCQLRCNGCWLYSPYLKENKPSSEWLNKEIPLDSAKSFIKEAIAMGLKTIRFTGGGEPLLYKGVFELIEIAKSDGIKTCITSNFYGLDRERVKKLASLNLDELALSIWAPDPKSYALLHPGAKEEDFLKIKENITLFNSIKANDTKVTIANVISNQNFKKMKEMVDFALETVSDALYFTLIDTLKGETDILLLKEEQLVQLNSDLKSIIFSLGDSRIEIENLSGFIERLSLNNTVGDYDKKRIDRIPCYVGWYFLRILADGSAVPCCRGVDYVMGNINSSSLSDIWYSKEYNGFRHRAKNFKKDHPFFEKMGCYKECDNFMHNEQIHERVNKDR